In one window of Kitasatospora sp. MMS16-BH015 DNA:
- a CDS encoding pseudouridine-5'-phosphate glycosidase: MSESVQGAVPGAVPGLAVAEEVREALAGGVPVVALESTIIAHGLPRPRNLAVARELEELVRASGAVPATVAVLDGVPHVGLGKEGLERIATDPGLRKFGFRDLAPALATGASGATTVSGTAFLAARAGVRIFATGGLGGVHREWTTTQDESADLALLSRTRITVVCAGVKSILDVPATLERLETLGVGVLGYRTAEFPGFYLTSSGRPVDWTVREPAEVAAVMRAQDALGGLDSALIVANPVPPEQQLDPALHDRVLAEALAAAERAGITGQALTPYLLNHLVEQTQGASLEANLAAVRGNVRLAAQIAAHWAGGGAAGEPA, translated from the coding sequence ATGTCGGAGTCGGTTCAGGGGGCAGTGCCGGGGGCGGTGCCGGGGTTGGCGGTCGCCGAGGAGGTGCGGGAGGCGCTGGCGGGCGGGGTGCCGGTGGTGGCGTTGGAGTCGACGATCATCGCGCACGGCCTTCCCCGGCCGCGGAACCTCGCCGTGGCAAGGGAGTTGGAGGAGCTTGTCCGCGCCTCGGGTGCAGTGCCGGCCACCGTGGCGGTGCTCGACGGAGTGCCGCACGTGGGCCTCGGCAAGGAGGGACTGGAGCGGATCGCCACCGACCCCGGCCTGCGCAAGTTCGGCTTCCGCGATCTCGCCCCCGCCCTGGCCACCGGCGCGAGCGGGGCCACCACCGTCTCCGGCACGGCCTTCCTGGCTGCCCGGGCCGGCGTGCGGATCTTCGCCACGGGTGGCCTGGGCGGGGTGCACCGCGAGTGGACCACCACCCAGGACGAATCCGCCGACCTCGCGCTGCTCTCCCGGACCAGGATCACCGTGGTCTGCGCCGGGGTGAAGTCGATCCTCGACGTGCCCGCCACGCTGGAGCGCCTGGAGACCCTCGGGGTGGGCGTACTCGGCTACCGGACGGCCGAGTTCCCCGGCTTCTACCTGACCAGCTCGGGCCGCCCGGTGGACTGGACGGTCCGCGAACCGGCCGAGGTGGCCGCCGTGATGCGGGCGCAGGACGCCCTCGGCGGCCTGGACTCCGCCCTGATCGTGGCCAACCCGGTGCCGCCGGAGCAGCAGTTGGACCCGGCCCTGCACGACCGGGTGCTGGCCGAGGCGCTGGCGGCCGCCGAACGGGCGGGCATCACCGGCCAGGCGCTCACCCCGTACCTGCTCAACCACCTGGTGGAGCAGACCCAAGGCGCCTCGCTGGAGGCCAACTTGGCCGCCGTGCGGGGCAATGTGCGGCTCGCCGCGCAGATCGCCGCGCACTGGGCGGGTGGCGGTGCGGCGGGTGAACCGGCATGA
- a CDS encoding maleylpyruvate isomerase N-terminal domain-containing protein produces the protein MNGIRADYLAAGRVAVALLRAPEVAAAWEGPSALAEFRVSGLAGHLANQVVLVPQLLAGPEPAVERIPLVEHYARASWVEAPLDAEVHVQIRQGGEALAVPGPAALADRTEAVLDELAGLLPELGDRSVQGPGWGWSLALDDLLVTRMMELTVHGDDLAVSVGLPTPEYPAGAVTASVHLLAEVAVRRHGATAVLRTLSRAERASGSIAAF, from the coding sequence ATGAACGGGATCCGGGCGGATTACCTGGCGGCCGGGCGGGTGGCCGTGGCGTTGCTGCGGGCGCCGGAGGTGGCGGCGGCCTGGGAGGGGCCGAGCGCGCTGGCGGAGTTCCGGGTGAGCGGGTTGGCCGGGCACCTGGCCAACCAGGTGGTGCTGGTGCCGCAGCTGCTGGCCGGCCCCGAGCCGGCCGTGGAGCGAATCCCGCTGGTCGAGCACTACGCGCGGGCGAGCTGGGTGGAGGCGCCGCTCGACGCCGAGGTCCACGTGCAGATCCGCCAGGGCGGCGAGGCGCTGGCCGTGCCGGGCCCGGCCGCGCTGGCCGACCGGACGGAGGCGGTGCTGGACGAGCTGGCCGGGCTGCTGCCCGAGCTCGGGGACCGCTCGGTGCAGGGCCCCGGGTGGGGCTGGTCACTCGCGCTGGACGACCTGTTGGTCACCAGGATGATGGAACTCACCGTGCACGGCGATGACTTGGCCGTCAGTGTGGGCCTGCCGACCCCCGAGTACCCCGCCGGAGCGGTGACGGCCTCGGTGCACCTACTGGCCGAGGTGGCCGTGCGGCGGCACGGTGCGACGGCGGTGCTGCGGACGCTGTCCAGGGCGGAGCGGGCGTCGGGGTCGATCGCCGCGTTCTGA
- a CDS encoding transglycosylase SLT domain-containing protein — protein MQLLKNRRNAVITGVAALAVAGSATFALAMPQDTPSAVAAVPQSIAATSPSADPAKLAQDQAKAASDAKAAADAKAAADAKAAADAKAAADAKAAADAKAAADAKAAADAKAAADAKAAADAKAAADAKAAADAKAKADAKAAADAASRSQQRAALNAAPTGTPQQIAAQIVPAGQLQCFNNIIQHESGWNVTATNPSSGAYGLVQALPGNKMASAGSDWRTNPATQIKWGLQYMNETYGSPCAAWAFWQVHSAY, from the coding sequence ATGCAGCTGCTCAAGAACCGCCGTAACGCCGTCATCACCGGTGTCGCCGCCCTCGCGGTGGCCGGCTCCGCGACCTTTGCGCTGGCCATGCCCCAGGACACCCCCTCCGCCGTGGCCGCCGTCCCGCAGTCGATCGCCGCCACCTCGCCGAGTGCCGACCCCGCCAAGCTGGCCCAGGACCAGGCCAAGGCCGCGAGCGACGCCAAGGCTGCCGCCGACGCGAAGGCCGCGGCTGACGCCAAGGCCGCCGCCGATGCCAAGGCCGCCGCGGACGCCAAGGCCGCTGCCGACGCCAAGGCCGCTGCCGACGCCAAGGCAGCCGCGGACGCGAAGGCGGCTGCGGACGCGAAGGCCGCCGCCGATGCGAAGGCTGCGGCCGACGCCAAGGCCGCCGCCGACGCGAAGGCCAAGGCGGACGCGAAGGCCGCCGCCGACGCCGCCTCCCGCTCGCAGCAGCGCGCCGCGCTGAACGCCGCCCCGACCGGCACCCCGCAGCAGATCGCCGCGCAGATCGTGCCCGCCGGCCAGCTCCAGTGCTTCAACAACATCATCCAGCACGAGAGCGGCTGGAACGTGACCGCGACCAACCCGAGCTCGGGCGCGTACGGCCTGGTGCAGGCGCTGCCCGGCAACAAGATGGCCTCGGCCGGCTCCGACTGGCGCACCAACCCGGCCACCCAGATCAAGTGGGGCCTGCAGTACATGAACGAGACCTACGGCAGCCCGTGCGCCGCCTGGGCCTTCTGGCAGGTCCACAGCGCGTACTGA